In Sus scrofa isolate TJ Tabasco breed Duroc chromosome 14, Sscrofa11.1, whole genome shotgun sequence, the sequence GTGGTCTTAAGGTTTTGAGATTTAACATTTAAACTCCTAGCCCAGAGGTTCTAAGTGTGGTTCCCCGTGTCTAGCAGCGTCtagaaacttgttagaaatgctaGTTCTTGAGCTCACCCTACAACTGCTGAATCAGGAGCTCTGGAGATAGAACCCAACAATCTGTTTTTATAAGCCCTCAAAGTGGAAAATGTGACAACTATTGCCCTAGCCTATCATGGATCTTAATACTGTCTCCTTTTAGAACCTTGGTATGCCTTCAGTCTTTTAACAAAAAGTAAATGAAGCCTCATGAACTGAGCATTCCATTCTTCAGTAATAAAGGAAAAGATGGCTGAGGAGTCTGTGGGAAACTAAATGTAATCTATAGGTGGTGAACAAGGGTGTAATTATTTCATTGAAAATGGGTTTTGGGATTTCTGTATCAGGTAAGTGATTCTTGCCCATTAAGATATACTATTTGTTATCCCTTTATTTGACTTCATAATAATCGGGGGCGGGGGTTGttgtttagaaataattttattaaaattcttttttttaaaatctgcaacTTTTTAAGcctagagatgaaaaatataacGCTGAGGGAATACTATTTTTAGGATATTgcattttaaggagaaaaattaaaatgaaattttgtttgcTTGAAAGCTGTCTCTTTTTAGTACATTGTCccactttaaaagtaaataaatctttgtttACAGACAGTCCCTGGGTCTCCGACCCCAATATTCCCCTAGTGGCCCGTGAGATCATGCAGCGAATGATCCAACAATTTGCTGCTGAATATACCTCAAAAAATAGCTCTACTCAGGACCCCAGCCAGCCCAATAGCACAAAGAACCAAAGCCTGCCGAAAGCATCTCCAGTCACCACCTCTCCCACGGCTGCAACTACTCAGAACCCTGTGCTCAGCAAACTTCTCATGGCTGACCAAGACTCACCTCTGGACCTTACTGTCAGAAAGTCTCAGTCAGAACCTAGCGAACAAGGTATGGTTTGATGTCAAGATCTCCTCTGTCCAATTAGAATACTtttaatttggggagaaaaaaaaatattggcaagTAGGGCACCAGTAGCAATAATAGGATAAAAACTAATGTGATTCTTAAATTATTCCTGACTGTGCAGTGATAGAGAAGAAGTATAAAGTGGTGGCTACCTTAGCAGTAGTTCATAGTCATGATTGATGTACCACTCAGGAAAGTTAGATGGTTATAGTTCTTACTTGATATTTATATAAGCATTTTTCACTTTCCAAAGCATCGccatacttgttttttaaaacccCTTTGAAAAATTAACTTTCCCCCCCTTATCCATCAGTGTTTAGGATTAGCACCTGAGAAATAAATATGCTTTATTAGAAGAAATTATACTCTGCAAATGAGATCATAAggcaaaaatatgtattatttgcactttaaaaaaggaattaatggGGTTAGAAATAAGACAGACACACCTCATGTTAACTATAAGTGGTATTTTctaaatacacaaacacacacctacATGCACTGTATTATGAACtaattaaaagtattttcaggagttcccttcatggctcagtggttaacgaatccgactaggaaccatgaggttgcgggttcgatccctagccttgctcagtgggttaaggatccggtgttgccgtgagctgtggtataggtcgcagacacggctcggatctggtggtgctgtggctctggtgtaggccagcggctacagctcagattagacccctagcctgggagcctccatatgctgtgagtgccatatggagacaaaataataaagtattttcaaCAGGTAATCTGTTGGTGAGGATTCTAATTAAGTGAAGAACTTAAGAGGGTATCAATTTTGCATAGCAGATTTCTTGAGTCTTTGTAAAGTTACTCTCAAGTAGATGGAATACTTCTGCTGTTTTGTGATCTCATTTTACCTTTAATTTCACAAAGATAAAGTGAGCATTTCAACTCTGCCACTGGAACCACTACAAATTGTAAATTGGTGATACGAGATTGGTACTAATGAGATTTTTTACTTCCATTGAGATCTCATAAGAATGTGGACTTAATTGGTGAGAAATACATGTTCATTCTGCAAAgtaaatttaattcttagaaGAACCTCTTTGTAagaactttattttgtttattataagTTGTTTATGAAGGACTGACACCTAATGGACTGACTTTAGTTGCTTAttcagggatttaaaaaaaaataatttccctttgCCTTTTTCCTGTTTCTATGTAGTGAACAGCAGTCAAAATCTCTCGGTTCTGAGAGATTTCCTAGCAAGAGAAAACCTTCTAGTTGTCCTGTGTTCACATTGATTAGTGTATCTTTGGTTACCATGTTTGTAAAGTTGTTCTCTACTTTATTGAGGATTGCTTTCTTTAACATAGATTGGTAGCTTTCATTAAAAATCTGTTTGCCCTAAATATCACATTACAAGCTTCAGGTTTACAAAAGGAGAGTGAGTTTATATCTAAAGTGTTAATAATGGAGGTTAACATACAAAGATACAAGTTCATCTAATTTAACTTCTTACACCTAGTGTTGTGCTTGAGAAGTACGTTGTATTGACAGTATGCTCTTACCAAGAGAATTGGAACTAGATGATAGGATTATAGTGTATAAACTTCAAatgaagcaatatttttaaaattctattcccTAATGAATTTTACTGTTTTCAGCTTAAATCACAATGTTTTTGGTAGTAGGTTTAAAACATCTCACCTGTTTGATTAGACAGATTTCCAAAATAATACTATCTTTGGTTGGATATACTTTAACAGTGCATTTGCTTGTTAGATATCTAATTGGGTTAGATGTCTAAGTTCTGTAAGATTACAATTATGTTTTTTAGAACTATTAGTGGCTCCAAAGGACAACACTTGTTGTATATATGAGTTGTAGACTTTTTTTGGTTCATAAACtcagttttgtatttatttctaactGCCTGAAATGAGGAGTTAGAGTGTTCTCAGATAGAAGTCCCAAGTAAGGTCTGTATTGGGGTGGTTTTTAGTATAACTAGATAGCAGGCTCTCTTCTGGCCAACTGAAAATCAGAGGCATTGAATATTATCTTCTCTTTGGATCAAATGACAGCCTTAAAAGTTACCCagattctgaattttcttttctagatatgtctaaagggaaaaaaaaaagtcttttgaggAGAAGAAAGTCTTCTAATTTAATGTTCTAGTGACATGAATTAGTGATTTGGTCTAGTatcagtacaaaaaaaaaagaatggtcaaccccacctccccccaaGGCTCCCATTAGTATCAAGatggtttcattctttctttccttaaactttGCCCATCAATTTAGAATAGCTTATTAATCAAAAAGCCTTGCCTTTATAAATATGAGCAAGTAAATTTTGAATCTCTGCTGTTTTCCCTGATTTTCATCTTGTAGTTCCATTGTAGAACTTCATATTGTGTAAACTGCTATTTCTAATATCTCGCTATAGCTTAATGTCTGTAGTGTTAGGCTTTACCTATTCTTTTGCcctattaataataattttcttctgCCCTTGGAGATACTAGATATAATGGACTTTGTTAGATTTATGTTACTTTAGAAGGAAAAACATCTTGGTTCTATTAATGAATTGGTTTTGTAACTCAAAATATTTGGTTAATTTTATCTGTTTAGATGACTAAGCCTACTGCTTTGACATTTTTCAACTATTCAGTTCATATTTGCTCCAAGTTTTTAATATCCTCAGGTGTTTCTTTGTGTCTCTACAGACGGTGTACTTGATCTATCCACTAAGAAAAGTCCATGTGCTGGCAGCACTTCCCTGAGCCATTCTCCAGGCTGCTCCAGTACTCAAGGGAACGGGTAAGGGGAAATATTTGTGGCCTTCCACAGTTTTATAGGGGACAATTTATCAAAGATCAATGTCAGTCTCCCTCATATGTTTTAAAACTTAATCCTTCAGAGTAACACTCTTACAGGTGGGCCTTTAGTAAAATTACTTTTAGTCTGTCAGTCAAGTGAAAGCACAATCTGTGAAATCTAGAATTGGCAAGTATAAGTAGTTTTGCCAATTTAGTACAAATAGTAAATAATCAGGAATGATTATTAGTAATTATTCCTTACTAATGATTCTAAACTGACAAGAATGTCTTTggactttttgttgttgaatgTTTGGGAAGGTGAAACTCAAGCTAAATAATTCCAGAGTTCAGATGTAAAGGCAGTATTATGTGTGCTGAGGTTGTTGAATGAAAATTGGGCTCCAGTATTTAACTTGTTATTTCTAATGAAGTAtgggggctgtttgtttttttctcgtTTGTTGGTTTGGCTTTGTTTGTTGATTTGAACTGCAGTTTTAACTCTGTATAGCAGTTCAGAAAATaactgtgtatttttgtttttaattaaataagacTGGTTGTAGATGTTGATAGAAAACCATCTTATGCTGCCAACACTTTATTACGTGCTCAGTTTTGATAAATCTTAGCAGACTAAGTGAATTTTTCTGACCACCTAATTTTATAGTGTAAGaattgtcttaatttctccctctGTGTGTACATAGTAACTGTTTTTAAAAGTCAGGTATTAATGAAGATGCTTAGATGCCATATTGGAAGGCATTTCCATAAAACTGTTATGAACAAAAATCAGCTTCATCTAGatatgaaaaataacttttagttAATATTTAGGTTTATTTAACTTTTAGAATATCATCATGGGGAGTTGTTGATATCAAAGGAGTAAATAGACACTAACCTTTTTCGAGTTATTCTTAATTACTTTCCAATTGAAGGATTCCTTTGCTCACTTCTCAAATGCtccctttattttctctaaaattccatcatcttcctttttctctcctcctttatTCAGCGTAAAAATAACTTATTAATTTAATTCAGTATGCATGGTTTActgatctttttttctcaagcccttttttttttttttcccttcactgtAGTTTATACTAGATATGTTAAATCATTATGGTCCCAAATCAGGTTGTATCAAAAAACTTGAGTTGTGTAATTAAGAACACATGTAGAAAAGACCTAAGTGCTCTTTGCATAAATGCATCCCTTGCTTAAGATTCACTTGAAACTTGGCAATCAGGTTCCATGTATTTATGGTTGAAATTGCTCTGTTTTTCCCTCTGAatggaaagtaaatattttcattgtagTAATGTGTTCTGGTAGACAAAAGCACCAGCAGTACTGCCCATCTTTTAGTTGAGTTGTTATCCATATTATGTTGTTTATTGATAACAGCAGAGTCCCTATAGTCTTTTAGAGaacatggtttatttttatttctgcaaagtTCCACTTTTGCGCCTAGTTAATGTAACTATTCCCCTTGGGCATGCTTTTTCCAGTTGCCAGTTTTATCATTGATAATCTTTCTCTGttgtaaaaatgaaaaccttATGAATTACCTTTGTGTAAgtagtttactttttttaaacaCTACTTGAAAGGTATccacttaaaatttcaaaattgacgtttgatattttaagaagaagcgttttttaaactaaagaaaaCTGCTAAAAATTGTATGCTTCTGACAATAATTTGAATAGAACAAGTTTTGGGGAAAGTAAAGAGCAGTTTCTTTAAAGCTTGGATGGTTTCAAATGGGGAATTAGTGGTACTCATGTATCTGCAACTAATagtgttttaaaatgaagaagtGTGGTAAGTTATAATTCACTGggtattttggtttattttgattTGGAGTTTTTTACCCCTTTGGGGCTGGAAgccatattttttcccccaagcaaaataagaaatgtcaTTTGGAGTGGTTTGATTTTTGATAATGAGCATCAACTTGTTTGTGATATAAATGAACAATTATCTATGGTTTCCACCAATGTAAATTGTTCCAGTTTTATAGCTGGTTGTCATGAATGTTGAATATGCTGCATTAGAATAAATAATTTGGCTTACTCTTTTATTACTGTGCTTGTTTAGTGGTAACGTCACATTGGTAACACAATTCTTTGTAGATCTACGGAGACTTGATGATTActttgtaattaataattaaGGTGCTATTTTCAGACAGTTGCGCGAAACTTTTTCTCCGAAAATTTGTGAACCCAACCAGAGACCAGCTGAcaggtttaatttttctttgcccAAAAGctcctggtttttttctttttctttttttttttttctttttgtttttttgtttttttgttttttggggtgtttttttttgttttgtttttttgtgaacaAGTTTAAAACTAACTGCtgagaccatttttttttaaattttagagaaaaataaataaataacacaaagtGATGTTACCCAAGCAAGGCCTTCTAATAAAGGAGTGGTCCCCTCACCCATCCCTCCCTACCTGTGCAAGTCCTGCTCACATCAGTTTCCTTCCATCCAATTAGGCGACCTGGGAGACCCAGCCAGTACCGCCCAGACGGACTTCGGAGTGGTGATGGGGTACCTCCAAGAAGCTTACAGGATGGAACCAGGGAAGGTTTTGGACACTCCACATCACTCAAAGTTCCACTGGCTCGATCCCTGCAGATTAGTGAAGAACTACTGAGCAGAAACCAATtgtctacagctgccagccttgggCCATCTGGATTACAGAATCATGGACAGCACTTAATATTATCCAGGGAAGCCTCTTGGGCAAAACCACATTATGAGTTCAACCTCAGCCGTATGAAGTTCAGGGGAAATGGTGCACTCAACAACATCAGTGACCTTCCTTTTCTTGCAGAAAACTCTGCCTTTCCAAAAATGGCACTTCAAGCAAAACAAGATGGGAAAAAGGATGCGAGCCATTCATCTCCTGTAGATTTAAAGATACCACAAGTTCGAGGAATGGATCTTTCTTGGGAATCTCGCACTGGCGATCAGTACAGCTATAGCTCTTTGGTAATGGGTTCACAAACGGAGAGCGCGCTTAGTAAAAAATTAAGGGCTATTCttccaaaacaaaatagaaaaagcatgTTAGACGCTGGACCCGATTCTTGGGGCTCAGATGCTGAGCAGTCTACCTCTGGACAGCCATATCCCACATCGGATCAAGAAGGAGATCCTGGCTCCAAGCAGCCTCGGAAGAAAAGAGGGCGTTACAGACAGTACAACAGTGAGATACTGGAGGAAGCAATCTCAGTGGTTATGAGTGGAAAAATGAGTGTTTCCAAAGCTCAGAGTATTTATGGGATTCCCCACAGTACACTGGAGTACAAAGTAAAGGAGAGGCTGGGCACTTTGAAAAACCctccaaagaaaaagatgaagttAATGAGGTCGGAGGGGCCAGATGTTTCTGTAAAGATTGAATTAGATCCCCAGGGAGAGGCAGCACAAAGTGCAAATGAATCAAAAAATGAGTAGGATACTGTAGAGTGCCAATTACTGTACAAACTGGGTGAGCACTACTGCGTTGTTCAGCTGTCATTGCTTGCACCTAACTTCATTTACTGTGACACTTGTTTCTTTGCAGATTTTGCATTGACCTGTGTATACAGAAGTGAAAGGTGCATTCTGAATGttgcatattttgaaattttcatgtgCAGTATGGCTCGGGATATTGTTTGGCCTTTTGCATGTTTCTCTACAAAAGAGAATTGAGTTACCTCACAGAGAACAGATACATGGAAGTGGACTCCTTGCCTGTAGAGCCTacatgcttgctttctttctttttttaccctTAAgttatatttgcctttttttttttttttttaaaggaaaaaaagccccTTTTACATTCCACCTCTGTCATATTGGGAGCTTTATCATTGCAAATTGGAAAGCCATCTTATAAAAttactcacatttttttcttctgagattcAACTAATTGAAGGATTGAACTAAAACTAAGAACAATGAACCTTTGAATTTAAGTAATTTGACTTTTCAGTGATAATTATTTGGGTCAgttaacattttatgattttcttctattAAGTTTACTTAACAAATTAGCAATCTGTTTAGTGCTCACCCAGAGGGGAAGGAGGTGAAAATGTACACACACTACCTTCAGAAATGCTTCAGTTAATTTGTAACACTACCTTTGCTGTAATTTCATTTGGGATTTTTAAGGGTAGAATTTGGTCTCACCAACAAGTGAGGATATAGCCTTATCTCATGGAGGACGAGCTCCGTTCTTACTCAGGAGCAGTCAGGGTACATTACAGTAAAACAGTAGAGGATGCCTCATTTTAGCAAACTAAGTTTCTTTATTCTTAAATCCTTTTACAGATTTGATCATGTGCTAATAACTAACAACTGAATGTCATTGACAgcaactgttttaaaatattcaagatCTGTTTATTGAGGGATGGGAGAGATGGGGGGAATGTGTTTAAGTACTCATAATATGGAAAAAGTGATATCTAGATTTTACAGTCTCAGTAGTCTGCTCAAATATCCACTTAAGAATCTGTTTGGTAGTGAGAGAAGAAACACAACCCCAAGGTAACCTAGTATGATTTAGGTTGCATTTCAGTCCTAACAATGATTCAGTCAGAAATCAAGCTccttatgattcttttttattgacTAATCAAGATACTAGTACAAAGGGGGGCCGGTTTGTTtagcttttaatttaatttgtcgctttgaacttttttttccttttttggcatcCTACATAATATCCCCTTCGTaactttttctgatatttaccTGATTTTTATGGTTGTTTAGCACACAGTTCAAGACCTTTCAAATCATGTTTGTATAAGcactccttaaaaaaaatctaagctttttttttttttttttttcttttgagatgggcttttaaaattacagtgatAAGGTTGGGAATGTTtattttccatagttttttttttttaagaataacagATAAAGcccatgaaatttaattttacattgtgaccaaattaaaattactttttgtgCAAAACAAAATCTACCCCACAAAACCCTATATTCTGATCCACTGAGAAAGGTGGTCAGGCCCTTCTAAATGcttaaccaaaaacaaacaaaagatcatTGGAGTTTTTGTGTAAGATAAAATCAAACTTGGAGCATTGGTTAAATTGAGGCTGATAATTTCTGATGGATACTAACATTTTGAAGAGAAATAGATCCAGGTATTCCCAAGTCATAAATTCTTGCCTGGAAACTGTGGAACACTTAATTAGGTTAAGGATAGTTTTCCCTCGGCAACCTATGTGTTCAAAGGTTAGGCACACCATTGCTGTTATTCAGATACACACATTCTTGACATAGCCTGGGCTTGGGTTCctcttttggtttggttttttgtgtaGCAGTTTAATCAGTGGATgactgagcctgtttcctcttaGTTTCTAGTCTTCTCAACAGGAAAGGCAGTTTGAGTTCAGAGCAGTATATGACTCTGCAGTATTTTCTAGCCTAGCTGGAAGTTGcaataaaaatgctttatgaAATGTATGGTTTTCATCTGCAGTTGAAGGAAGTTGTAGAAATTTTGCTGAAAGCAAAGGGCTAAGCTTATGAAGAAACACCTCCTTTGTCCCACACTCGGTAATTTGTCACACACAATTAATTGCAGCCATAGTGCCTTTTTGCATGATGTTTGGGGGTATTTGATAGCCCAAGATTGCTGCAAAAAGGTCCTTTGAGCAATTAATTTGTGCTTGTTTTTATCCCCTCAGAAAGGCATCATTAAAGGCCCATTTTAGAATCTGGCCCTAAAAGTTCAATTTTTGTAGAGTTTTACTGTTCAGAGAGGTTTTAATCCTATGTGGTAGTCTATAAAGTGATGTATGAGTTGAGTTATGTAAATTTTGTCACTGTAGTGTACATGGAGTGATCGTTTTActaacataaatattttctatgtgtGTTTCAGTGGATGACAATCGAGCAGCAGAAGAATGGTGTGCCTACCCTTTAATGCTGCAGTTTAAATAAGAGAACTTGTATTGTGTCATTTCAGATTGTAGGCTGAGAGTTGTAAATAGTGAAAATTTGAGTACTTCTATTATTTGTTTTGGTTagaaagtgaatttaaaaaacaaaccaaactctAAACTTTCTCAGATTAAAAGTCCTGAGACCTGAAGATTGTAATAATCAtgtctgtgaagcttttaaaCATTACACTTGAGATCAGTCGTGACTTGATATTCAggtaaattttcttttccaagaagcTTTTGAATAAGCATACTTCCTCCAAAGGTCGGtcggtctctctctttttttcttttttgagtgtaGATTATTTTAAAGCACTAATTGCATTACATTGGTAACTGCAATATAAAATAGCCATTATTGTTTTGTGAAGCATGGTTGAAATTAGATAGTGGTCCCTTTTAAATTTCATGagcctctcaaaaaaaaaaactttaaaaaatacagaaagctgctgaatatttcaaaagatatatattttacctTATTGTAGGTTTTGTAAAGTTAGTTTGTAATATTCAGGTGCACttttaatgttaaattttgtGTTCAGAGTTCCATTATACCATGTGTTTCTTGGACGTGGCTCATCACATGACTGGCTGTCAGTCTTGGTGCCGCAGTGATTTGATTTCTCTCTTGATTTGCCACTATTCTGTATTGGCACTTTCAGTGTAGATATTCTAGTTTGGGGACGTCCTCATAAATGAGTAATAGAGATTGGTCTATTCGCATGCTTAATTTCTGCTAATCAGAGTTTTGCATGACCCAGACAACAGTTGACCATTTTTATGGTATGGGAAGGTATAGTTCACAACTATCTTTGTCACAAAAgcctttctcctttcattttccaGTAGGTGGATGGTGATATTACTCAAACTATATGATATAACCCAAATTAATGTTAAgagataatgtatttaaaatcatttcctgcatttttttaaaatgagagaacaTAGATATACCATAGATAAGCTATGTCACTATAAAATCAAAAACACTAATTGTCTGAAAGGATATCTAGTTGGTATTTTTATCATTAGCTTTCTCACTTCTGAACCAGAGTCATCAGGCTTGACAGTAATGTATTGCATTACTTTGTTTAGTAGGCTTACAAGTGACTCTGAACTGTTTGTGATGAGCTGTACACTTTTTTCTGTTCCCCAAATACCATGAAGGACAAGGTCTCTCtttcaggaaaa encodes:
- the LOC100627422 gene encoding ligand-dependent corepressor isoform X6, which produces MQRMIQQFAAEYTSKNSSTQDPSQPNSTKNQSLPKASPVTTSPTAATTQNPVLSKLLMADQDSPLDLTVRKSQSEPSEQDGVLDLSTKKSPCAGSTSLSHSPGCSSTQGNGRPGRPSQYRPDGLRSGDGVPPRSLQDGTREGFGHSTSLKVPLARSLQISEELLSRNQLSTAASLGPSGLQNHGQHLILSREASWAKPHYEFNLSRMKFRGNGALNNISDLPFLAENSAFPKMALQAKQDGKKDASHSSPVDLKIPQVRGMDLSWESRTGDQYSYSSLVMGSQTESALSKKLRAILPKQNRKSMLDAGPDSWGSDAEQSTSGQPYPTSDQEGDPGSKQPRKKRGRYRQYNSEILEEAISVVMSGKMSVSKAQSIYGIPHSTLEYKVKERLGTLKNPPKKKMKLMRSEGPDVSVKIELDPQGEAAQSANESKNE
- the LOC100627422 gene encoding ligand-dependent corepressor isoform X5, which produces MCGEMLARRPPSPTPSPRGGPEFPPPTPPWGIILVLPTESRRFYPFAWAPHPLLPDRVSLEGIMQILLSGVHSAAISCGFESILEGLFGPALLKDLSLFKDCEPESISDWTFDENCLFCCLRRDKVKGHLVGLDEPASGAGQEALLKQEQAKIIRFERQAEEFLNAVFYRKDSPWVSDPNIPLVAREIMQRMIQQFAAEYTSKNSSTQDPSQPNSTKNQSLPKASPVTTSPTAATTQNPVLSKLLMADQDSPLDLTVRKSQSEPSEQDGVLDLSTKKSPCAGSTSLSHSPGCSSTQGNGRPGRPSQYRPDGLRSGDGVPPRSLQDGTREGFGHSTSLKVPLARSLQISEELLSRNQLSTAASLGPSGLQNHGQHLILSREASWAKPHYEFNLSRMKFRGNGALNNISDLPFLAENSAFPKMALQAKQDGKKDASHSSPVDLKIPQVRGMDLSWESRTGDQYSYSSLVMGSQTESALSKKLRAILPKQNRKSMLDAGPDSWGSDAEQSTSGQPYPTSDQEGDPGSKQPRKKRGRYRQYNSEILEEAISVVMSGKMSVSKAQSIYGIPHSTLEYKVKERLGTLKNPPKKKMKLMRSEGPDVSVKIELDPQGEAAQSANESKNE